From a single Equus asinus isolate D_3611 breed Donkey chromosome 2, EquAss-T2T_v2, whole genome shotgun sequence genomic region:
- the LOC106848563 gene encoding LOW QUALITY PROTEIN: chymase-like (The sequence of the model RefSeq protein was modified relative to this genomic sequence to represent the inferred CDS: substituted 2 bases at 2 genomic stop codons), with amino-acid sequence MHRLPLPLLFLLLCSRAEAGKIIGGTECKPHSCPYVAYLETVTSQHTLVTCGGFLIRRDFVLTAAHCAGRSITVTLGAHNIKEKEDTWQKLEVAKQFPHPKYGDXNTHYDIMLLKLKKKVNLTLPVGTLPLPPQFNFIPPGRMCLVAGWGMTEAEVLDSNTLQEVKLXLMDPQACRQFMTFDHNLQLCVGNPRKTNSDPRGDSGGPLLCAGVAQGIVSYGRVDAKPPAVFTRISHYRPWINEVLKEN; translated from the exons ATGCATCGTCTTCCTCTCCCCCTGCTGTTCCTTCTCCTGTGCTCCAGAGCTGAAGCTG GCAAGATCATCGGAGGCACAGAATGCAAGCCACACTCCTGCCCTTACGTGGCCTACCTGGAAACTGTCACTTCCCAGCATACCCTGGTGACCTGTGGTGGTTTCCTGATAAGACGGGACTTTGTGCTGACAGCTGCTCACTGTGCAGGAAG GTCTATAACAGTCACCCTTGGAGCCCATAacataaaggagaaagaagacacaTGGCAGAAGCTTGAGGTTGCAAAACAATTCCCTCATCCAAAATATGGTGACTGAAATACTCATTATGACATCATGTTACTAAAG TTGAAGAAGAAAGTCAACCTGACCCTGCCTGTGGGGacactcccccttccaccccAATTCAACTTCATCCCACCTGGGAGGATGTGCCTGGTGGCTGGCTGGGgaatgacagaagcagaggtatTGGACTCCAACACTCTGCAAGAGGTGAAGCTGTGACTCATGGATCCCCAGGCCTGCAGACAGTTTATGACTTTTGACCACAATCTCCAGCTGTGTGTTGGCAATCCAAGGAAGACAAA ctctgacccacGGGGAGACTCAGGGGGTCCTCTTCTATGTGCTGGGGTGGCCCAGGGCATTGTCTCCTATGGCCGGGTGGATGCAAAGCCTCCTGCTGTCTTCACTCGGATCTCCCATTACCGGCCCTGGATCAATGAGGTCCTCAAGGAGAATTAA